A window from Triticum aestivum cultivar Chinese Spring chromosome 6D, IWGSC CS RefSeq v2.1, whole genome shotgun sequence encodes these proteins:
- the LOC123146000 gene encoding glutamate dehydrogenase 1, mitochondrial: MVFGNIGSWAAQLITEAGGKVVSIRDVTGAVKNSNGIDIAKLMKHSAENRGIKGFDGGDAVDPTLLLTEECDVLIPAALGGVINKDNVDAIKAKYIIEAVNHPTDPEATRFGQRRAC; this comes from the exons GTATTTGGCAATATTGGTTCTTGGGCTGCCCAATTGATCACTGAAGCTGGTGGCAAGGTGGTCTCCATCAGAGATGTCACAGGGGCTGTCAAGAACTCCAATGGCATTGACATAGCCAAGCTGATGAAGCACTCGGCAGAGAACCGCGGGATCAAGGGCTTTGACGGAGGCGACGCCGTCGACCCGACCTTGCTGCTCACGGAAGAGTGCGACGTGCTCATCCCGGCAGCTCTGGGAGGAGTCATAAACAA GGACAATGTTGATGCCATCAAAGCAAAGTACATCATCGAGGCTGTTAACCACCCAACAGACCCCGAGGCCACGAG ATTCGGGCAAAGAAGGGCGTGCTGA